The window CCGGGTCACCGATCGTGCCGACGAGCAGGATGGGTGGGGCGCCCTGGGCACGAAACGGCCCGGTGTAACGAGAGGCCGAGTGAACCGGCCAGCGGGCACAGGCCATCTCGCCATACGCCATTGTCGGGCCGAGGCGCGGGGCCTCACGGCGGAGCCGGTCGGCGAAACGCTGGTAGGCCGCGAGGTCGGTCGGGTAGGTCCCGTCGGCGCAGCGAATGGCGATGTAGGCGTCATTGGAGTTGTCGGAGCTCTCGCCAGGGCGCCGGCCCGAGCTCAGGTCGTCGCCCAGGTAGACGCTCAGGTCGTCGCCCTCACTGGCCAGTGACAGCAGCATCGCGCCGTTGTTGTCCTCGTCGGCCTGCTGCAACGCCTGCGCCAGTATTTTCCAGTTCTGCTGGCTGTACAGCGCCTCGATGACGCCCCAACGAGCAATGTCCGCGGTGATCGGCTGCGACTTGTCGACGTCCTTTCCTTCGGCTCGGATCGGGCGGCGCTCGAGCCGTGCCATCAGGCGATCGTAGGCGCCAGCCGGGTCGCCGCCGCCGAAATGGCACGCGGGGTCGTGCGCGCAGTCGGCGAGGAAGGCGTCGAGCGCCGCCTCGAATCCCTCGGTGTGCACCCGCAGCCTTTCCAGCGGTTGGTTGATCGACAGTGCCGCGTCGACGACCGCGTCGAGGACCAGTGCGCGGATGTGAGTGGGGAACAGGGCGGCGTAGGTGGCGCCGAGCTGGGTGCCGTACGAGCTGCCAAAGGCGGTCAGCTTCTTGTCGCCCAGCGCGGCGCGCAGCAGGTCGACGTCCCGGGCAGCCGCCTCGGTGGACAGGTAGGGCAGCAGCGTCGGGGTGTACTCCTTGCACTGCTGCGCGGTCTCGCTGGCGAGCTTGGCCGCGTATCGGAAATCGGCCAGCGGGTCGGTGGAGTCCAAGGACGAGTGGCCTTCCCCGTCCGCCCGGGAACCAGAGACGGACGGGCGCACCGGTGCCCCCTTGGCGTCAGAGGACTGGGTGGTGGCGTTCTCCTGGTCGGACGAGCAGCTGACGGCCGGCCTGCTACCACCGACGCCTCGCTGGTCGAAGCCGACGATGTCGAACCGATCGCGCACAGGGGGGTCAAACCATTCCGAAGACGATTTCATGACGTCCACTCCGGACTGCCCCGGCCCGCCCGCCAGAAAAACGAGCGAGCCGATGCGCCGAGCGGTGTCTCGCGCCGGGCGGCGGGTCACCGCCAGAGTGATCGTTCCGGCGGCGGGCCGCGCATAGTCCAGTGGGACAGGCAGCGTCGCGCACTGCGCCCCATCGCCACACGCGGTCCACGGCGAGAGCCGGCCCACTCCGACCAACGTCGGTGACACCGCGACCGCCGGCTGCGCCGGGGCGGCAAGGCCGGCCACCGACAGCGAAAGCAACGCCAAGGTGCCGGTAAGGCGGCCCCGGACTGGACCGGTTCGCGCCGTTCGGCGGGCCGCCCTGCCCGGATCGCCGCGCTCGAGCCGCCAAGACTGGTTCATGAAACCTCGCCTTCGGCCGGATGGTGCCGGATCTGGAATGAAAATCCGCACGCCCATCGCCAGCACGGTCACTCTCCGTAACCGTCATCGGCTCAGTCCCCACCCGGCGGGAAGCGGTAACCGTCGGGAACCAGCGACGGCGGGAGCCACCCACGCCAGGCGACCCACACCCAGACCGCGGCCTTTTAGTCAGATACTTCTGCCGTTCCTCGGCATGCCGGGAAACCCGATTGCGAGACTCGTGCTCGCCGTCTGGCCACAGGGCCAGTTCGGCGGGTGCATGCCCCACCGGCGGCGGTCCCATTGCGTCCGGGGGGCCGTCCGCACATGCTTGGGGCACATGGACTACCGCGTACTCGGCCGCACCGGCGTGCGGGTCTCCCCGCTCTGCCTGGGTGCGATGATGTTCGGAGCCTGGGGCAACCCGGACCACGACGACTCAATAAAGATCATTCACCGGGCGCTGGACGCCGGCGTCAACTTCATCGACACGGCGGACGTCTACTCCGCCGGTGAGTCCGAGGAAATCGTCGGCAGGGCGCTCGCCGGCCGCCGCGACGACATCGTGCTCGCCACCAAGCTGTACATGCCGATGGGGCCCGGCCCCAACCAGCGTGGGCTGTCCCGCCGCTGGATCGTGGCCGAGGTGGAGAACAGCCTGCGCCGCCTCGGTACCGACTGGATCGACCTCTACCAGGTGCACCGGCCCGACCCGTCGGCCGACATCGACGAGACGCTCGGCGCGCTCACCGACCTCGTCCGGGCCGGCAAGATCCGCTACTTCGGCAGCTCGACGTTCCCGGCGCACGAGGTGGTCGAGGCACAGTGGGCGGCCGAGCGCCGCGGCCGCGAGCGGTTCGTCACCGAGCAGCCGCCGTACTCGCTGCTCGTCCGGGGCATCGAGGCCGACCTGCTGCCGGTGGCCCAGAAGTACGGCCTCGGGGTGCTGCCGTGGAGCCCACTCGCCGGCGGCTACCTGTCCGGGCGCCACACCCGCGACGGCGGCGAGGTCACCAGCACCCGGATGGCCCGCATACCCCACCGGTTCGACCTGTCCGTGCCGGAGAACCAGCGCAAGGTCGACGCGGCGATCGCGTTCGGGGACCTCGCCGCCGAGGCGGGCATCACGCTGATCGAGCTGGCCCTGGCGTTCGTGCTGCGTCACCCGGCGGTGACGTCGGCGATCATCGGCCCGCGCACCATGGAACACTTGGAAAGCCAGCTCACCGGTGCCGACGTCACCCTGGACGAGGCGACCCTGGACCGGATCGACGAGATCGTCCCGCCGGGTGTCAACCTCAACCCGCAGGACGCCGGGTGGATCCCGCTGTCGCTCACCAAGCCGGCGCTGCGCCGCCGCTGACGCCACGCCCGGTCGCGGCATATCGCGGGATGTCCCGGTATCTCGAAGTCGATGTCGACATCGAAGGTTCCGTCCGTCTATCGTGAGCACGTCCGGCCGGCGACGCCGTCGGCGGGACGTGCCGGCAGGACCCTGAGCCTGGCCGCGGCGGGTTCACGGCCGTGACCGCGGGCGCCGAGCGGTCGGAGCGCCGGTGCTGGCGTCGCCTTCGGAGGAAGAAGACCACGTGGACCTCGCTGTCACCCAGGAGCAGACCGAGCTGCGCCGGACCGTGCGTGACTTCCTCGACAAGACCTCGCCGGAGTCCGAGGTCCGTCGGCTCATGGAGACGGCTGACGGCTATGACCCCGACAGCTGGCGGCAGCTGGCCGGAGAGCTCGGCATCGCCGGCCTGACGCTGCCGGAGGAGTACGGCGGCGCCGGATGCGGGCTCGTCGAGCTCGGGATCGTGCTCGAGGAGGCCGGGCGTTCGCTGCTGTGCGCACCCCTGCTCTCGACCGTCGTGCTGGCCGCCTCGACGCTGCTCGCCCTGGACGACGAGCAGGCCCGCGCCGACTACCTCCCCGGCATCGCCGCCGGGACGACGGTCGCCACGCTCGCCCTGTCCGAGGCCGCCGACGCCGGCGGCGACCCCGACACCATCACCACCACGGCCGCCCGCGACGCGCACGGCTGGACGGTCACCGGGACGAAGACGCACGTGCTCGACGGGCACACCGCGGCGCTGCTTCTCGTCGCCGCCCGCACCGGCACCGGTGCCGGTGCCGGTGCCGGTGCCGGGATCAGCGTGTTCGCCGTCGACGGCGACGACCCGGGCGTGCGCCGGCAGCCTCGGGCCACGCTCGACCAGACCCGCCGGCAGGCCGACGTCACCTTCACCGCCGCGCGGGCCCGGCTGCTCGGCGGCGAGGGCGCGGCCTGGCCGGTGCTTGCGCACGTGCTCGACCTGGCCGCGGTCGCCGTCGCCGCCGAGCAGGTCGGCGGCGCGGCGCGGGTGCTCGACATGGCCGTCGGCTACGCGAAGACCAGGGTGCAGTTCGGCCGGCCGATCGGCTCGTTCCAGGCCGTCAAGCACAAGCTCGCGAACCTGCACCTCGACGTGGAGTCGGCGCGTTCGGCCGCCTGCTACGCCCTGTGGGCGGCGGCCGAGAGCCCGTCCGACCTGCCGCTGGCGGCGAGCCTGGCGAAGGCGTGCTGCGGGGACGCGTTCGTCACGGCGGCCACCGAGAACATCCAGGTGCACGGCGGCATCGGGTTCACCTGGGAGCACCCGGCGCACCTCTACCTGAAGCGGGCGCACAGCTCGCGCCAGCTCTTCGGCAACGCCGCCGACCACCGGCAGCGCCTCGCTCGGCACGTCCTCGCCGAACGGGCCGAGTGACGCCAGGTGACGCCGAACAGCCCGAATGGCCCGGGTGACCCGGGCATCCCCGCCAAGAACGCGCGTGGAGGCGAACACCTGATGCCGACCCCATCCGCACCGGCTCCCGAGGGCGCGGCTGAAGCGCCCGCCGAGGCGCCTGCCGAAACGCTCGCCGAGTTCCAGGGCCGGGTCCGCGCCTGGTTCACCGCCAACGCGCCGCGCAAGGGATCACGGGAGGACTTCTCCGCCGTCCACGTCGTCAGCGCGCGCACGGCCGAGGAATACCGCGAGCAGGAGCAGCACGCGATCGACGTGACCCGTGGCTGGCAGCTCAGGCTGTTCGACGCGGGACTGGCCGGCCGGTCCTGGCCGGCCGAGTGCGGCGGCCACGGCGCACCGGCCTGGCAGGACGAGGCCGTCGCCGAGGAGCAGGCCCGGTGGGGCGTGTCGACGAAGATGTTCGCCGTCGGGCTCGAGATGGTCCCCGCGGTGCTGTTCGCCCACGGAACCCACGAGCAGCGCGTCACCTACCTCCCGCCGATCCTGCGCGGCGAGCACAGCTGGTGCCAGCTGCTGTCCGAGCCGGGCGCCGGCTCCGACCTCGCCAGCGTCCAGACGAGGGCGACGCCCCGGGACGGCGGCGGCTGGACCGTCACCGGCCAGAAGGTGTGGACCTCCAATGCCGGCTGCAGCGAGTACGCCCTGCTCGTCGCCCGCACGGGCAGCAGGGAGGAGGGCCGCGCCGGCCTGTCCTGCTTCGCGCTCGACATGACCCAGCCCGGCGTCGACATCCGCCCGCTGCGCCAGATGTCCGGCGCCTACCACTTCAACGAGGTCTTCCTCGACGACGCGGTCGTCCCCGAGGGGGGACTCATCGGCGGCCTGGGCGACGGGTGGGCCGTGCTGCGCACGATGCTCGCCAGCGAGCGGGCCGCGATCGGCGGCGGCACCAGCGCCCGCTCCGCCACCCAGCTCGTCGCGCTAGCCAGGCACCTCGGCCACGCCGACGACCCCGGCGTGCGGGACCTGCTGGCCCAGGCGGTCATCCGGGAGCGGACCCTGGACCTGCTGCGGGCCAGGATCGCGGCCGGCCATCCCGTCCCCGCCGCCGGGCCGACGACGAAGCTGCTCTACTCCGAGCACGCCCGGCTCAGCGCCGACGCGGCCACCACCATCCTCGGGATGGCGGCGACGGTCGTCGACGACCCGGTCTCCGCGCCCTGGATCGAGCGGCTGCTGTTCGCCCCCGGCCTGCGCCTCGGCGGCGGCACGGACGAGATCCAGCGCAACGCGATCGCCGAACGCGGGCTCGGCCTCCCCCGCTGAGCCTGCCGGCTGACCCGACCGGCTCACCGCTCATCACTCTCCGGTCGAAGGTTCGAGCCCCACCCGGCCCACCAACCGAGCCTTGGGTGGGTGTCGCACACCGCCTGACCTGGATATTGGCGGTTTTCACGCCAGAATTGCCGATCTTCGTACCGGTGACGTTACGTTCGCGAGGCGCTGACCAGCGCTGATTCAAGATCGATGGCGGGCGCTCTCGTCGTCGATGGACCGGTGGTTGGCTGTTGACAGCGACACGGTTCCGTCGCGGCGCGCGGCTTGGATCGGTATGCAGGCGCGGACATCCGGTCGACGCAACACGCCGCCGCCAGCGGGCGGGCGAGCAGCCCGCGCAAGCCCATCGCGACGGGCTGCGTCATTGTTGCAGCGATGGCGCGCGGCGAGACGCCGCCCTCGGCCAGCAGGGATCGAGCGATGAT of the Pseudofrankia saprophytica genome contains:
- a CDS encoding alpha/beta hydrolase, giving the protein MGVRIFIPDPAPSGRRRGFMNQSWRLERGDPGRAARRTARTGPVRGRLTGTLALLSLSVAGLAAPAQPAVAVSPTLVGVGRLSPWTACGDGAQCATLPVPLDYARPAAGTITLAVTRRPARDTARRIGSLVFLAGGPGQSGVDVMKSSSEWFDPPVRDRFDIVGFDQRGVGGSRPAVSCSSDQENATTQSSDAKGAPVRPSVSGSRADGEGHSSLDSTDPLADFRYAAKLASETAQQCKEYTPTLLPYLSTEAAARDVDLLRAALGDKKLTAFGSSYGTQLGATYAALFPTHIRALVLDAVVDAALSINQPLERLRVHTEGFEAALDAFLADCAHDPACHFGGGDPAGAYDRLMARLERRPIRAEGKDVDKSQPITADIARWGVIEALYSQQNWKILAQALQQADEDNNGAMLLSLASEGDDLSVYLGDDLSSGRRPGESSDNSNDAYIAIRCADGTYPTDLAAYQRFADRLRREAPRLGPTMAYGEMACARWPVHSASRYTGPFRAQGAPPILLVGTIGDPATPYSEARSLASQMASAVLLTWRSYTHGAYTGPSSCIYTAVDHYLLDLVPPRPGTVCS
- a CDS encoding acyl-CoA dehydrogenase family protein, which encodes MPTPSAPAPEGAAEAPAEAPAETLAEFQGRVRAWFTANAPRKGSREDFSAVHVVSARTAEEYREQEQHAIDVTRGWQLRLFDAGLAGRSWPAECGGHGAPAWQDEAVAEEQARWGVSTKMFAVGLEMVPAVLFAHGTHEQRVTYLPPILRGEHSWCQLLSEPGAGSDLASVQTRATPRDGGGWTVTGQKVWTSNAGCSEYALLVARTGSREEGRAGLSCFALDMTQPGVDIRPLRQMSGAYHFNEVFLDDAVVPEGGLIGGLGDGWAVLRTMLASERAAIGGGTSARSATQLVALARHLGHADDPGVRDLLAQAVIRERTLDLLRARIAAGHPVPAAGPTTKLLYSEHARLSADAATTILGMAATVVDDPVSAPWIERLLFAPGLRLGGGTDEIQRNAIAERGLGLPR
- a CDS encoding aldo/keto reductase, translating into MDYRVLGRTGVRVSPLCLGAMMFGAWGNPDHDDSIKIIHRALDAGVNFIDTADVYSAGESEEIVGRALAGRRDDIVLATKLYMPMGPGPNQRGLSRRWIVAEVENSLRRLGTDWIDLYQVHRPDPSADIDETLGALTDLVRAGKIRYFGSSTFPAHEVVEAQWAAERRGRERFVTEQPPYSLLVRGIEADLLPVAQKYGLGVLPWSPLAGGYLSGRHTRDGGEVTSTRMARIPHRFDLSVPENQRKVDAAIAFGDLAAEAGITLIELALAFVLRHPAVTSAIIGPRTMEHLESQLTGADVTLDEATLDRIDEIVPPGVNLNPQDAGWIPLSLTKPALRRR
- a CDS encoding acyl-CoA dehydrogenase family protein — protein: MDLAVTQEQTELRRTVRDFLDKTSPESEVRRLMETADGYDPDSWRQLAGELGIAGLTLPEEYGGAGCGLVELGIVLEEAGRSLLCAPLLSTVVLAASTLLALDDEQARADYLPGIAAGTTVATLALSEAADAGGDPDTITTTAARDAHGWTVTGTKTHVLDGHTAALLLVAARTGTGAGAGAGAGISVFAVDGDDPGVRRQPRATLDQTRRQADVTFTAARARLLGGEGAAWPVLAHVLDLAAVAVAAEQVGGAARVLDMAVGYAKTRVQFGRPIGSFQAVKHKLANLHLDVESARSAACYALWAAAESPSDLPLAASLAKACCGDAFVTAATENIQVHGGIGFTWEHPAHLYLKRAHSSRQLFGNAADHRQRLARHVLAERAE